The genomic interval AATGTTCTGGATTCGTCTACGCGCTCTCCGTGGCGGACCAGTTTATCAAGACGGGTATGTATAAAAACGTCTTGGTTATCGGTTCTGAATACCACAGTGGAGGACTGGAAATGACCACGCGAGGACGGGGTGTTTCCGTGATTTTCGGTGACGGAGCTGGAGCAGCGGTTTTACAGCGCTACGAAGGTGACGATCGAGGAATTCTTTCCACGCACTTGCATTCTGAAGGAAAGCATGCTGAGGAATTGGCGCTCATCGGGCCGGCAACTCGTCGCTGGGTCGATACCATCATGGAAGAAAACGACCCTGACGATACCTCGTATTACCCGTATATGAACGGGAACTTCGTGTTCAAGCACGCCGTTACCCGTTTTGCCGAAGTGATCATGGAAGCCTTGATGTCCAATGGCTACAAGCCGTCCGACATTGACATGTTGGTCCCTCACCAAGCAAACTTGCGGATTGCGCAGTTCATTCAGAAGAAGATGGAACTGGGCCCTGACCAGGTTTATAACAACATCATGCGTTACGGAAATACGACAGCGGCATCCATTCCGATTGCCCTTTCTGAAGCCGTACAAGAAGGAAAAGTAAAAGACGGAGACCTCGTGATGCTCGCGGCCTTCGGTTCGGGATTCACTTGGGCCAGCGCGCTCCTTCGATTCTAATGATTTGAGCCTACGGCTCGATGCTAAAAAGGCGCCCCACAGGGCGCCTTTTTTATTGCTTGATGATTCGGTAGGTGCCCGTGGCACCATTGTTTCCCGTCAAGGTCAGGAAGTATACCCCTGAGGGATACTCGCTCAAATCGAATTCAAAGTCCGAGCTCACCGAGGGACCTTCAATGATTCGTTTTCCTTCAACA from Cryomorphaceae bacterium carries:
- a CDS encoding ketoacyl-ACP synthase III, with product MYQSRIVGMGHYVPPKVVTNDDLSELMDTNDQWIQERTGIKERRFADGVEDTTSTMGTKAAIMAIENAGVSKDDIDFIVFATLSPDYYFPGPGVQVQEQLGIKEIGALDVRNQCSGFVYALSVADQFIKTGMYKNVLVIGSEYHSGGLEMTTRGRGVSVIFGDGAGAAVLQRYEGDDRGILSTHLHSEGKHAEELALIGPATRRWVDTIMEENDPDDTSYYPYMNGNFVFKHAVTRFAEVIMEALMSNGYKPSDIDMLVPHQANLRIAQFIQKKMELGPDQVYNNIMRYGNTTAASIPIALSEAVQEGKVKDGDLVMLAAFGSGFTWASALLRF